Proteins co-encoded in one Medicago truncatula cultivar Jemalong A17 chromosome 8, MtrunA17r5.0-ANR, whole genome shotgun sequence genomic window:
- the LOC25502289 gene encoding protein PHYTOCHROME-DEPENDENT LATE-FLOWERING: MLLSKSPSYFFLILYLSAAYVKYYISCTYLPIPIIMCLEAIESGHLPGDILDDIPVKYVDGALICEVRDYRRCSPAVSKSSLKMSLENIVKDIPSHTDKSWKYGDVMEVESKIVKELHPNLHLDPTPKLDQLCQSPLQKKPNLQIKRPRNAVTSSNKIDGEKVRIDRVLENSKSRLGDSRITTSNAIVKQTLENPAMQNLNPSIAMRSKNIVLDSSIPGFSMISHQSKYPMAVGTPRSLQERRLIAGINSSGASAVQDVMYSYADNPNLSATLLVKRENPDRESPSLSNIAKRMRSASTGVDTMQQIDSHVNALQGSDMNWQDTLLQQQAMARGIQYTGSGIQMFPQQVFEGGLNQQSGGTQFASSQQGMRLVAKAQQFDTERIDGAGIKCNLDPQQVRLQQRMAQHASMRPNFPQTTSNSPQLSNGILPHSLMLLSSKSGEFSKGSVGLSSRPSSMKNASGALQKKKDATYSRKKKEEKTAMASHTAAVGTPSTKATTDTPSCKMDNLIPFPRPQQ, encoded by the exons ATGCTTTTGTCTAAATCACCatcttattttttcttaattttgtatttgtctgCTGCATATGTTAAGTATTACATTTCATGTACTTACCTTCCTATTCCTATCATTATGTGTTTGGAGGCCATTGAGTCAGGTCACTTGCCTGGGGATATTCTGGATGATATACCAGTCAAGTATGTTGATGGAGCACTTATATGCGAG GTTCGTGATTATCGAAGATGTTCTCCTGCTGTGAGTAAATCAAGCCTCAAGATGTCATTGGAAAATATTGTGAAGGACATCCCATCTCATACTGACAAGTCTTGGAAATATGGTGATGTAATG GAAGTTGAATCAAAGATTGTGAAAGAATTACATCCAAACCTTCATCTAGATCCTACTCCGAAGTTGGATCAACTATGTCAAAGTCCACTtcaaaaaaag CCCAATTTGCAGATAAAGCGACCGAGGAATGCTGTCACTTCTAGTAATAAAATAGATGGGGAAAAAGTCCGTATAGATAGAGTGCTAGAGAATTCAAAAAGCAGGCTGGGTGATTCAAGAATCACTACATCAAATGCTATTGTGAAACAGACTCTTGAAAATCCAGCAATGCAGAATCTTAATCCAAGCATTGCCATGAGATCAAAGAATATTGTACTAGATTCTTCCATCCCAGGCTTTTCTATGATCTCCCATCAATCAAAATATCCAATGGCTGTCGGAACTCCAAGAAGCTTGCAGGAGCGCCGATTAATTGCTGGTATAAATTCATCTGGGGCTTCTGCTGTACAAGATGTCATGTATTCATATGCGGATAATCCAAACCTGAGTGCCACTCTTCTTGTAAAAAGAGAGAATCCAGATAGAGAATCACCATCTTTATCGAATATTGCAAAAAGAATGAGGTCTGCTTCCACAGGTGTTGATACAATGCAGCAAATAGACTCGCATGTTAACGCTCTTCAAGGATCGGATATGAATTGGCAGGATACATTATTACAGCAACAAGCAATGGCCAGAGGTATTCAGTATACTGGGAGTGGCATTCAGATGTTTCCACAGCAGGTTTTTGAAGGGGGGTTAAATCAACAGTCAGGGGGCACTCAATTTGCTTCTAGTCAGCAAGGCATGAGGTTAGTCGCCAAGGCACAACAATTTGATACAGAAAGAATAGATGGTGCAGGGATAAAGTGCAATTTAGACCCACAACAAGTACGGCTTCAACAAAGAATGGCACAACATGCATCCATGAGACCTAATTTCCCACAGACAACCTCGAATAGTCCTCAGTTATCTAATGGGATATTACCTCACTCGCTAATGCTATTATCTTCAAAATCTGGTGAATTTTCTAAGGGTTCAGTTGGACTAAGTTCTAGACCGTCTTCAATGAAAAATGCATCTGGAGCATTACAGAAAAAGAAGGATGCAACTTattcaagaaaaaagaaagaagagaagactGCAATGGCTTCACATACAGCTGCTGTTGGAACTCCATCTACAAAGGCAACAACAGACACACCTAGCTGCAAAATGGATAATCTAATTCCCTTCCCAAGACCCCAACAATGA
- the LOC11409627 gene encoding pterocarpan synthase 1: MLSRIIFFTAVSLATIAVIVLALVSPVSHKKIHSRPWLDLSLYIQQSQNITTSNTHAIPREDAGAFVFHRVLTEGPENTSKVVGKAQGFIIPVEQFQQSEFNVLYLTFDTPDHSGSLSVQAIKVAHKEREEFRVVGGTGSFAFAHGVAVFTQTDEQTSDEAITYHVKLQLEFPNHSTKLL; encoded by the coding sequence ATGTTGTCAAGGATCATATTTTTTACTGCAGTTTCTCTAGCAACAATAGCAGTGATTGTTTTAGCTTTGGTATCACCTGTTTCACATAAAAAGATCCATTCAAGACCATGGCTTGATCTATCTCTTTACATTCAACAATCTCAAAACATAACAACCTCAAATACACATGCTATACCAAGAGAAGATGCTGGTGCATTTGTCTTTCACCGCGTACTTACGGAGGGACCAGAGAACACATCAAAGGTTGTAGGAAAAGCACAAGGATTCATAATCCCTGTGGAACAGTTTCAGCAATCAGAATTCAATGTTTTGTATCTCACTTTTGATACACCAGATCATTCAGGTAGCTTGAGTGTGCAAGCAATCAAAGTTGCTCATAAGGAAAGAGAAGAATTCAGAGTGGTAGGAGGAACAGGTTCGTTTGCATTTGCTCATGGTGTTGCAGTTTTTACTCAAACAGATGAACAGACAAGTGATGAAGCTATAACTTATCATGTAAAACTTCAGCTTGAATTCCCAAATCATTCAACAAAGTTACTATGA